The genomic window TGGAGAATAATATTAGCCACCGTTATAAATGAATTTCATAAGAGCTCATATCTGGAATGCTGTATTCATCTGTCAATTTCAGCCTCCAGCAGTTTTCAGTAAAGGATTTTCCTCATCTTTCCAGAGGAGATGGGGGAACTTTGGGGATGGGCTTGGAGGGAACAGGACCTCCAGCTGTCTATAGCAGGAAGCAAGTCTCTGTCATAACCCAGCCCTTAAACATGATACTTGAGACAGCTGAAATTGAGTAACTTTTATTttggaggcagagagcagagaaaatTCAGAACTTCCAAGAACCTTGAAGAACTACCTTGCCTCCAGGGCCATCTTCTCCAGGAGCCATATTCCATTGCCATCTTACAGCTTACAGCTGGCCAGGTATTTGGACAAATCCTTGCCCTTGCAGTGTTTTACCCAGGCCATCCTAAGAACAGAGAAACACAGCATAAATCCGAGGCAGGGGTAGGAGTCTACAGGGGTTCAGCTGAGAAGGAATGTAGGGTCTGCTGGCTGCAGTCTGTTGATGCTGTGGGAGAGTATCAGACAGGCAGGGTTTGCCTGACTGGGGACGTGGGAGTCGGTGCTGCCAGGATGCTTGGGGTGAGCATGGCACCATATTACTCTGCCTCCCTTTATGTCTGAACAAGCTCTGATTCCGACAAAGCCCAGGGAGAATCCTACAGCAGAGATGCTGCTGATTCTACCAGCATCCCAAATACTGACTGGGTCCATGTCTGGCAGAGGGGCTGGTCTCTGCACTTCACGCTCTACTTACCAGGCGGACATCCCCTTAGGATCTCTCACAACCCTCTTGGCACAGACAATGTCATCATTGATGTTGTCATCCAGAAACTCTGGAAGGAAAAGGGGCTGAGTGGGGAGGGAaaaatcccttttcctttttcattaatcaatcctttttttttttttttttttttttttggtgggggaatTTCCAGAGGAAACGGAGCCTGACTCAGAAGCCCTCTATCTCTGGAGCCCTCTTGGGGGTTTGCCTCCCACGTGCCTGGGTTTTCTTGCCTTACTTTGAGTCTGCCTCTGACATGGCTGTCTGCGGAGGGCATCCAGGACCGAATGGACAAGGGAGAGCCTCTGTTCTCAGGAGACCACTTAGCGTGTCCAGAGTGCCGCGTGGGGGTGTGTGGACAAGGACTGAATAACGTGGCTTGAGGGATGGGGACCCATGAAGATGAAGTTCAATCAGGGGTCAATGTgtcttgcttcctcctttttgGCAGGAGGGGCTCTGTGGAATCCCGTTTTAGATGCAAGGACTGTCCGGGGCCCCCTTATTCCCTGTCCTGGGCTTCTCCAGTGCAGGGAGTAGAGCGTTCAATTTCGTACCTTCTTTACCTGCCCTACTTTATTTACCCAGCCCTCAGAGGGGGTCGTCCTTACTGCTGCACATGATGTTGCAGGCATTTGCTGAGGAATGATGGCTGTTTTTGCACCACCACTTGCTGTTCAGCTGGAAGAGCCCATAGTCACTACTGCCATTGGCATTTTTCCCATTAAAGGCCCGGGTGTTGAAGTTACTCTCATATTGAGCCATGCAGACCCCTGTGTCAGAGAGAGCAAAATGTGTGTGTAGACAAGGGGGATTGTTTCACAACGAGACACAACTCGTGCTATACTAGAACTGCTGGAAAGTCCCTTGAGATGGAAACAAAGACTATGAGATTGATGATCCTTGTGTGTTCCTTGTCCCCAGCAATAATTAGCCCGTGGTAAGTGTGCAATCACAAttgttaaataaatgcatttggaACGGCCAATAATCAATCCATCAGTTGCCATCTGTCTCCCAAGTCTACCTTTCCAGCCTCATCTCCCAGCTGAATAGCCAACTCCTGTCTTGTATATTCATGCAGCCTTATATCCCAAAGTATATGGaagagaggaggtggagaagtAATGGAGGAGGATCCTAGAAAGGAAGCCCCCAAAAGCCACCCTTGGGGGGTTGGTGACAAGAAAGTATATTTGGCatgaagagaaatgaagataTTCAAAGGAACCTGAAATAGCTTCATGTGTTCTTACTAATGAGACGGTGACAGAGACTCTCGGTCCTTCTTGCACCTCGTCACTCACCGCCTCGCCTTCTGTTCTCACAGTCCCCATCCAACTCCCTCGTGACATAGAACAAACTTGAGACAAAGGCAGCAGATGTAGGTTATTTTTTGGTGGACAGAAGGGCAGGAGAGAGCGTGGGAGACAGCACCCAGTGTGCTGCAGAGATCGGGACTGAAAAAGACGCAGATGAAAGCAAAGGTGAGGAGAGCAGGACGGGGACAGGTTGGGTGAATCGTGGCGCTTCCAAGGAAGGATTCCAGGTTGCCAGCTGGGAAGGTGACATGGGGGAACAGTAGAAGAAAATTTATTGTAGATAAAATAATCCctgggggaaagagaggaaaggagatcCTGATAGGGGATATGAGGCCGTGGAGGCAGAGACAAGAAGAGCAGACGGGGAGTGGAAGAGAGCCCGGACGAATGAATAAATCAGGAAGTGAAAAGGGAGAGACTTCTTGGCTGGGGAAGAAGGTCTCTTcgggcagagacagaaagaacattCACACTCACAGTCTGCCAGGCTGTAGCCATGGTAGCCATCCATTCCCTTGGTCTTTAGCTTGTGGGCCAGCTTACACTTGGAGAAGATTTTAGCCTCATATACTGCACAGAAACAACTAAGAAGGGTGATGATCAGAATAGACCTCATTTCTGCAGCTGGTGGGGCTCAAGTCTGCTATGCCCAGGGGGCTGTTGTCTCTTATACCTTCTGGGCACAAAGGTGTCTCTGATTGGGCAATAATGCTGGCATCTGTTCCAGGAAGGACATGGTTGTCCAAGGTTAGTTCCCCAAACTGGTCCAACCAGTGTGAACCTTAGGGAAGGGACTGTAACCAAGAAAAATATCGGGAATAAAGTCTCATTTTGGTGGGGGTGGCTCCTGGTTTTGGGCAAACGTGTACAGGAGGGAAATGGTAGTTGGTAGGAGAAGGGAGTATGATTGTCAAGCTTCATGCTTTTGTTGGAATGTCTCTAGAGGGGCTTGTCCCTGTGTTTTGCTGAACTTTGTTCATTATCTGTGCTTGGTTGAAAGTATTTTACTGCTTAGGCTAATGGGGGACCCTTGATGAGCACCACTGAGTTTGGAGAAATTGACGATCTCCTGACATCTGCATTCAGTAAACTATTGGTTGGATAGGAGACCACTAGAACTCAAGTTCATGAGATCTTTGTGTCTGCAAGAAACCATCAGATCTAAACCCCCAATTATATTGAATTTGATCTATTATCTGTGTGATCAGTGATCATCAAGCGTCTTGTATTAGTGGGGTTCTCCCGAGAAATGGAACTAATAGGGGATATATATGGCTAGAAAAAGCTGGTAATTATTAGAGTACAAGGTCTTGATTTTAGTTTGGTGGAGAGGCATTGTGAAGGAAGAGTTATTGCTAGATCAATACTTTCTAAGAAGACACACAAGAGTAATAATAGTGGTAGTGCTAGAAGGGGGTGTCTGTAGGTCTTAAAGTAACCGGCAAGCCTTGCTGTTAAAGTGCATCATATGATGTTGACTTGCAGACATAAAGGAATGGATACTaggcatacattttttaaaagattttatttatttatttgacacacacacacacacacacacacacacacacacacacagacattacaagtaggcagagaggcaggcagagggagagggggagcaggcttcctgctgagcagagacccgatgcggggcttgatcccaggaccctgagatcatgacctgagctgaagggagaggcttaacccactgagccacccaggcacttcaggTGGGCGCTGTGATGAGCACAAGTTGTTGTATGTAACCgatgaatcacaaaattctactcctgaagccaatattacactgtatgttattggaatttaaataaaaatttggagaaaaaatataaacaagagcaacaaccaaaaaaccccacaccaCTGACTCTATTCTCTATACTTCCATACTGGaagcctgtctctctccctccccgctTCATCTGCTCTGCCCATTCCCCgacttctctctcctctgttaaccatcagtttgttctctgtatttatgggtctgttttggCTTTTTCGgtttgctcactttttttttttttaaagtccacatataagtgaaatcatatggtgtttgtttttctctcagagccttaatattttaatatcctcTAGTGTAAATTTATCTTCCAACTGGTGGTTTTTTGGCTACCTTTTGTAGAGTTAGGTTTTTTCCAAATACTTTCTAATGTTGGGTCTCAGACTCATTTTGAGTGGGAGCcacaggtatggcctctcagttcCTGGTCATGAAGCTCTGGGCTCTCTTGCCTCCTTAGATGTGCTCTGGGTTAGCTTTTTGCCTCAGATAGTAGCAGGCAGcaggttttttccatttctctttaatgaaaagaGGCCCTTTGCCCAGCCTTTCCCTTCGAGTGCTTTTGGCTCTGACTCCTGCAGCAGGTGGAGAACTTTTCGTCTCTGTGACCTGCAGGAACTGAGCCCAGAGCTGCCTCTTCTTGCTTCGGCCTGGAATCAAGCAGGCCTTTGGCTTCGGCCCTACTCACTGCTTTTATGATTTATTTCCTTACCTTTGTGGCCCATGGagatatttatattgttttttttttcatagtttataagccattttatttatttattttttaaatttttaatttttttgagctaTCATAtgccttttacattttttccttttgcatttttttcaattattgcTGTGCACTTGCCACAGGTAGAATAGCTCAAAGCATGGAATTACCACGTAATATTGAACTGAAGTCCAATTAAtaactgaaacttttttttttttaaaacatggagtttttgggcgcctgggtggctcagtgggttaagccactgccttcggctcaggtcattatccaagggtcctggaatcgagtcccgcatcgggctctctgctcagcagggagcctgcttccctctatctctctctctctctctgcctgcctctctgcctacttgtgatttctctctgtcaaataagtaaataaaatctttaaaaaaaataaataaaaacatggagttttaaaaaatttttaatttttaaaattttttttcagtgtaccagagctcattgtttatgcaccacacccagtgctccatgcaaaacaaaacaaaacatggagtttattttttaaaaaatttattatcatttatttatttatttaagattttatttatttacttaacagagagagacacagtgagagaaggaacacaagcgggggagtgggagagggagaagcagactccctgctgagcagggacccccgatgtggggctctgtcccaggactctgggatcatgacctgagccaaaggcagatgcctaatgactgagcccctttattattttttttaagagattttattttattgagagagagagagagagaaagcatgagcagcggggaggggcaaagggtgaagcagactcctacctgagcagggagcccgaagtggggctcaatcccaggaccctgggatcatgacctgagtggaaggcagatacttaatcgactgagccatccaggtgccggtaactgaaacattaaaaaaaaaaaaggtatttatttattggagagagagagaaacagagcagcaGTGTgatcagggggaggagcagaggaagaaggagcaaatatctcgagcagactccacactgagcacagagcccattgctggtcttgatcccacaacctgagatcatggctggagccaaaaccaagaatcagacgcttcaccatctgagccacccaggtgcccatgactGACACATTTTAATgcaatctatttaaaaaaaatctgcttcctTTTCATTAGGAACATAGGCATGTGATCCCAGTGGAGGAATCTGGGGAAGTTTTCTGGaacccttcctttctcctttgcttctcctacttctttcctgtatttttgttttgtttttgcttttaagattttatttattcatccgagagagagagagagagaatgagtttggaggagggacaagcagattccctactcagcaggcatcaggactctgggatcatgaccggagcagaaagCAGCTGttcaaccgcctgagccacccaggcgtccccttcttccctttcttaccCACTTGTCTCTCCCACTTGTGGCTTTTACTTTCCCTTCCATTATCCCTCTGCTTcccctgttttgttgttttgtgttccctgtcccccttctccctccttccgtactcttcctcttttctagtttccttctctgactctccCCTTGGGTTTCTCCTCTGTTTTGGTCCAGTTTTCCGACGACCTGGCCTCCTTCCAGTGTTGGCTCAGTCCTTTAACCCCAGGGGATGAGAAGGAGCAGCTGTGGCTCATGTTTACAGGCAGCGAGGCTCCACTCAGGGGAAGGGTCAGCGATAGGACTGAAAGGAGAGAGTCTTCTGACTTTCCTTGAGGAAAAGGAGGGCGAGGGAGAATGTTAATGTTTGTTAAAATGTGGCACAGACCAATCAAAGCACAGAGACAGAGGGCTTTATGGTATGTACTTCATTTAATTTCCACAACAACCTTatgaagtatgtatgtatgtatgtcttttttttttttttttaaagattttatttatttatttgacagagagatcataagtaggcagagaggcaggcagagagagagagaggaagggaagcaggctccctgctgagcagagagcccgatgcggggctcaatcccagaaccctgagatcatgacctgagctgaagccagaggcttaacccactgagccacccaggcgcccctgtatgtaTGTCTTATTATTCTTCCTTTCGTATTATACATCGGGAACCTGAGACTCAAGTTGCCCGAGCGAGAGTGTGGTCGAGTGCAGATCAGCATAGAAGGGTTTGCTGCTTTCCTCTCCTGCAGTACCGTGCGTTTTTGACTCTTGATTAAAATGGtgacacttttttattttttaatattttatttatttatttgtcagagagagagagagaacacaagcaaggggagaggcgggcagagggacaagcaggctcccccactgaacaagtagcctgatgtgggacctgatcctagaaccttgggatcatgacctgagctgaaggcagacacctatctgactgagccactcaggtgctccaaaaCAGTGACCCTTTAATAGGAATTTCTTGCTTTAGGGGTAGGCACAGGACTGCTTACGGCAGGGTGTGtcaggtgatggtggtggtagcgGTGAGGAGAAGGGCTTGGAACTTTCTCAAAACCCTGGAAATAATATCATAAAGGCAGCCACCTGCTTTGTGCAGGCCTCGGGACCCAGACCTCCCTGTTCCCCCGGACAGTTCCCAACCTGTCTGTAGACTGTTCTCCGTGCTTCTCATGCAGACAGTAAATAAACCCCTCTGGGCATGGTGGGAGGCAAGCACCCCGAGGAAGCTGCTGGGTTCTTTGTTTGGGGAACCCGATGTGCATCATATTCATTCAGACCTGGCCTTCCGTCCAAGATGCTGCTATAACACAGGATTTCACTTTTGACTTGAATGCAAAGAACAAATATCACAGAGACATTTTTAATACTCATGTGCAGTCTGGGTTCTGCCTACTTCCCAAGCAATGTTTGGACAAggcaatttccttccttcctttcttttgacttatttatttatttatttgagagagagagagagagagagagagattgtgagcagagggagagggagagagagaatcccaagcagacttctgctgtgtggagccccacagggggcttgacctgaagaccctgagatcataacctgagctgaaaccaggagtcagatgcttaactgactgagccactgaggtgttcCCAGACAGGGaaatttcctatttgttttttcttgcccGTATTTCCACCCCACCCAGAAAGGGCCAGCTATCCCAGGTTTTCTACTTTCCTCCAGATCCTCTCTCTGGCCCTTTCTATACATCTACCTGTCTATTTGATCCCCATCTCTTAGGATCACATCTCTTTACATCCATGAGGAAATGTGTCTCCCCCCAACCTTTTTTAGGGTCAGTTTTCCTATTACCCTTGTCACCCCTGGTAGCCACGCCCTCTCCCTCCACTGAGAATCAACTGTGGCATGTTACCTGTAGATCCTTGGCCCCCCGTTTCTAAAGGTCCTGATTTTGTAGGTGTGATGAAAAGCCTAGAAATCCTCATTTGTAAACAGCTACTCTAGGTCATTCTAGTATAGGTAATCTACATACCATACCTTGAGAAACATGTTGATATATTTCcaatgaaaaaattagaaatgtttttgtatcaatttaaaaaaattcaggggtgcctgggtggctcagtcagttgggcatctgactcttggttttgggtcaggtcatgatctcagggtcctgagatcaagccccttgtcaggttccatgctcaacgtagggtctgcttgggactctctccctccccactctgtccctcctcctgctagtgctctctctctctcaaataaataaacgaaatcttaaaaaaaaggaaaagatttaaaagattttgttagaGGCAAAATTTCAGAAATCTCTATtggatttaatttatttccttctcattccatctccttccttttcccttcttaCTTGTCGGACATCAGCAACAGAAGGGCTAATGGGAACTCCCAGAGCAGTGGCCCAATTGGCCTCCTGGGCTACAGGAATGAATGGCTGACCTTTCCTCTCCCAAGTGGCTCTTGCACCATTACTACCTCCATCATTACTACATACTTTATGTCCAAGgctgtctctctgtttctgagaTTTCATTCAAAGCATGGCATGAGATCTTCATTCTGGTCCTTATTACCATTTCCCTACTCCTCCTTTCTCTATCTGTCAACCTTAATCTTGTCATCTTAGATTCACAATCTGCAAATATTCCCCCCTTGAGTTGTGCTCTGCTTTCTCTGGCATTCTTTtccatattaattaattaattaattaattcatccattcatttttttttcaactaatgTTTGTGGAGTGCTATAATATTTAGGCCCTGTACGAGGCATAAGATTTTGAACCCCTATCCCATTCCCACTGGAAACATGAATTTTGGCAGACATctcttttatgttattttttttaatttaaagatttttgtttctttatttgacagagagagaaaaagggagagagggtacacaagcaggaagaatgggagagggaggagcaggcttcccgccgagcagggagcctgatgtggtgcctgatcccagcaccctgggatcatgacctgagctgagggcagacgcttaacaactgagccacccaggtgaccccagacATCTCCTTTCAATCCcacagta from Mustela lutreola isolate mMusLut2 chromosome 8, mMusLut2.pri, whole genome shotgun sequence includes these protein-coding regions:
- the LOC131837932 gene encoding lysozyme C, milk isozyme — encoded protein: MRSILIITLLSCFCAVYEAKIFSKCKLAHKLKTKGMDGYHGYSLADWVCMAQYESNFNTRAFNGKNANGSSDYGLFQLNSKWWCKNSHHSSANACNIMCSKFLDDNINDDIVCAKRVVRDPKGMSAWMAWVKHCKGKDLSKYLASCKL